One genomic segment of Chitinivibrionales bacterium includes these proteins:
- a CDS encoding 2-hydroxyacid dehydrogenase — MAPTKIAFFDTKSYDKQVFDDVNKDFGYTITYFETHLNEDTVPLAENFGAVCIFVNDQINEKVIRMLESNDVRLIALRCAGYNNIDIEALNKSHIKAVRVPEYSPFAVAEHTVGLMLCLNRRIHKAYIRIREHNFSISGLMGSDFNGKTAGIIGTGKIGKCVISILRGMGMNVLAYDIKQDDNFAKDHQVKYVDLSELLESSDVISLHCPLTPKTKYLINDTTVDQMKDGVMLVNTGRGALIKTSALVGGLKRGKIGAAALDVYEEESEYFFEDWSLQIISDELLARLLTFPNVIVTSHQGFFTREAMTNIAATTLDNITQFFEKNKAPNEVS; from the coding sequence ATGGCTCCAACAAAAATTGCATTTTTCGATACCAAATCGTACGACAAGCAGGTATTCGATGATGTCAACAAAGATTTCGGCTACACCATTACTTATTTCGAGACGCATCTCAATGAAGATACCGTGCCCCTGGCTGAAAATTTCGGCGCCGTGTGTATTTTCGTTAATGATCAGATCAATGAAAAGGTCATCAGAATGCTCGAATCCAATGATGTCCGTCTGATTGCCTTACGTTGTGCAGGATATAACAATATCGATATTGAAGCACTCAATAAAAGTCATATCAAAGCCGTCCGTGTGCCTGAATATTCACCCTTTGCCGTGGCGGAACATACGGTGGGTCTTATGCTGTGTCTCAACCGCCGTATTCATAAAGCATATATCCGCATCCGGGAACATAATTTTTCCATCAGTGGCCTCATGGGATCCGATTTCAACGGTAAGACCGCAGGAATTATCGGGACCGGCAAAATCGGAAAATGTGTTATCAGCATTCTTCGGGGAATGGGAATGAATGTTTTGGCCTATGATATTAAACAGGACGATAATTTTGCAAAAGATCATCAGGTTAAATATGTTGACCTCTCGGAGCTTCTCGAATCATCCGATGTCATATCCCTTCACTGTCCGCTTACTCCCAAAACCAAATATCTGATAAACGACACGACCGTCGATCAGATGAAAGACGGGGTTATGCTTGTCAACACCGGTCGCGGGGCTTTGATAAAAACAAGCGCCCTTGTGGGAGGCCTGAAACGGGGCAAAATTGGCGCAGCCGCCCTTGATGTTTACGAAGAAGAGAGCGAATACTTCTTCGAAGACTGGTCGCTCCAGATTATCAGCGACGAACTCCTGGCCCGGCTCCTGACATTCCCCAATGTAATTGTTACTTCACACCAGGGATTCTTTACCAGAGAAGCTATGACAAATATTGCCGCCACCACACTCGACAATATCACTCAATTTTTTGAGAAAAACAAGGCGCCCAATGAAGTATCCTGA
- a CDS encoding CBS domain-containing protein: protein MAHIKDIMTPNAETIQSSQTVKEAASRMKKRDVGILPVCEGNNFVGMITDRDITIRALAEDLNPAATTVGEIMTKNIASCYEDDSLEDAATTMEQYKVRRLLVKNSEGMFTGIISLGDLAVHGSINLGAEILKEVSQPAQPER from the coding sequence ATGGCTCACATCAAAGACATTATGACCCCCAATGCCGAGACAATCCAATCGTCACAGACAGTAAAGGAAGCCGCAAGCCGGATGAAAAAACGGGATGTCGGTATTTTGCCGGTGTGCGAAGGTAATAATTTCGTTGGTATGATCACCGACCGGGATATTACTATCCGCGCCCTTGCCGAAGATTTAAATCCGGCTGCAACCACGGTTGGAGAAATCATGACCAAAAACATTGCATCGTGCTATGAAGACGATAGTCTTGAAGATGCTGCAACGACCATGGAACAGTATAAAGTGCGCCGCCTGCTGGTCAAAAATTCCGAAGGGATGTTTACCGGTATCATTTCACTCGGCGACCTGGCTGTTCATGGAAGTATCAACCTGGGCGCCGAAATTCTCAAAGAAGTATCGCAACCCGCGCAACCGGAACGATAA